The Dioscorea cayenensis subsp. rotundata cultivar TDr96_F1 chromosome 8, TDr96_F1_v2_PseudoChromosome.rev07_lg8_w22 25.fasta, whole genome shotgun sequence genome segment GTTCTCCTCTTGTTCATATATTTTACAATCCCATTTATAGGCAAAATTCCTAAATCTATCAGCCATGAGAGAACAGTCCGCTTCCAAACATAAGGAACATAATCATCGTCGTCAGATTCTGCTTCTTGGTGGGCACCACGAACCAAAAGTGCACAACCTCTTTTATTGCTGTTGTTTCTTTCTAAAATAGGTGGCTTCTGAGCAACACTGTTTGTTGTGCTAGAAATATTAGAGCTCTTCAGCTTTTTCTTCCTTCCAATATCATCAGTAGTTTGTTTCACCTTTATCCTTCGCTTGTGATCACTAACTTTCAATGGAGTTTCTTCCAGCTCCTCCCTACTTCGTTGTTTAGCGGTCTTCCGCTTCAGTATACTTAACATATTCATAGAGATTGGAGAGCTCGGCCCTTCAAGGTTGTGATCACTTCCACCAGACTTCTTCAATAATTTGATAGGCAGACCCTTCTGTTTTGCTTCATGTCCAGAAGGCAATTTTTCTTGAAACATAGCATATGCCTTTGTGATTGACCAATAACCTCTTCCTTCTGGAGAGATGTATACATTATCCTCATAATTTCTGCCCCTCCTAGGTCTTAAATCAATTTTCCAACCAGCATCCAAAAGTATGCCTTTTATCTGCTCCCTGAGTTTCTGACGAGCAGTCCCACGACCTGCACTTGGTGCCTCCGCATTCTGGTTGTCCAGGAGTGGAGCTTTTGAACTGGCCCTGCCCTCAACTTTAGATGTCATATGTTCTTTCACATCTGGTGAACCAAGGCCCTTGAGATTCCTTTTTGAAGATAGAATTAGTCTATCTGCTTTAGCATCATAGGATCTGCATTTCTGAACTGACGAGTTCTTTCTTGTAGCTGACTGATTTCTACTGGATGTTGATCTGATAAGGATTTTCCGTTCTCCAGAGACTGAAGGCTGCTTTAATATCTTATTCTGTTTGGCAATAGACGAAGAGCATAAGCTATTTCTAGCCTCCTCTTCTTTTGCCCTTACAATCAGACCCTTACCAGGGCCACCTGATTTCTTACCTCGCAAACTCTTCCAAACATTAAAGTTCCCTTGCATTTTGACATTTTTATCTTTCACAATGCTATGATCTTTTCTTTTTACACAGATAGGATGAGTTGTATCACCTTTTCCTGTCTTGAGTGTTCTCTGACTTGAATGTTGTATAGACCTAGTTTTCTCAGCTTCCAGCTTGCTAAAATTCTTTGAATCAGATACCAAGGACCCAACTTTACCTTTCATGAACACATTCCTCCGCCTATCAGCAGGTTCCAGCTTGCTGGACTTAGTGGAGCCGCTTTTTTTAGCTTTGGTTGACTTATCTACAGATTTATCCAGCTTGGCAGCTTCAGACTTGCTGGACCCAAACAAAACAGGTTTTTCAGCTTCACTTCTCCCAGACAAGGGACTATTCTTCTGTAAGTTGCCAGACATATTCAAATCAGCTTTTATAGCTTCACCACTCCCATCTATTATAACCTCGCTCTCCTTGTCAGCACTTTCAGTCTCGTGAGACTTGTTTGGAATAAGATACTCAGATTCAATATTCCCAACTTCTGCATTATCTCTTGGACTATCGGCAGTTTCTAGCTTGATAGACACATCTGAATCAACCATTTTAGCTGTGATTCTATTATCCCCGGGATCATCACTCTGTCTATCAGCAGCTTCTGTCTTGCTAGATTCTTTCAGGTCAATCTTTTCAGCTTCAGTTTTCCGTTCCTCTGTACCATCCCTTAGTCCATCCACAGCTTCCAAGCTGCCACATTCATAAGCCACTTTAGCTTCAATTATTCTGTCATCAAGCTCATTCTTCTTTTGTCCATCAGCAACTTCAGGCTTGTCAGACATGTTTGAATCCAACTCCTTAGATTCCATTGTACTCTTTCCACCAATCTTCAGTTCATCAGAAGCTTCTATCTTGCTAGACTTGCTATTGTTAAATGGTTCACATTGCATTCCCTGATCATTCAATCCATTAGATTCTTTATCAGGAGGGACTGCTGGTTTGCAGTTGATCTTTGACATGTTATCTGTATGTTTCACAGAACCCTGTTAGCATCTTCTCCACGCCATTGCCCTCAGCAATTCTCTTCATACATTTCAAAGAATTCTTCTCGAATTTCTTACTCTTGACTTCATCATAAGGTCCTTCCCCGCATCTTTTCCTcttcaaacccaactcaacatTATCCCTACAATCAGCCTCGGCTTCTATCCGCCTCCCAGCATCTGAAACCACAACCCTCTTCACTTCTCCACGCTTCAATCGCTGCATGCTATCCTTCTTCCCAGTCACAGACATGCTCCCATTCTGATAATCTCCAGAAGCAAACTTAGAACGCGGAGAAATCAAGAACTCATCCGAATCCTCAGAATCGCTCAAAATCAACCGTCTTTTCTTCTCCCCTCCTTTCAGCTCGCAAACATTCCCCCCGCCGGACGAGCTCCGACGCACCGCCCCTGCAGAACAAACCCTCTTCTTCGCAACGCCATTCTCCTTCACCTCCACTGATTTGCCCTCTTTCTCCATTGAAATCCAACCAAGAATCCAAGATCCGCCCTCCTGCTCCTCCAAACAAAATCACCATAAAATCTACAACAACAAACTACAATCCAAAACAATCAAccccaaagaaaaagaaaaaaacccctTCAAATCACAACCACTTCAACAAccccaaaaacaaaaagcacaAAACAAGCACCCTAGATCGAATTGAAATCTCACCTATTTCTCCTCACCGCTTCCGATCCGATCCACGGTGATAAAAATTAGGGTTAAAAGAGGGCAAGGTCTCTGCGATGAGATGAGGGTTTCCAACATTTGATGTGAAGTTGaggatttttttctcttatttctctCAAAGATGAAAGTTTTATAGCTggaaatttcttttcaatttcccTCCAAAttccttcttttctctttctttcttcgtttttctttttcttctttttttttaaaaatttttttctagggTTCCACGAGGATTTTATGCAGGCGTTGGAGGTGACGGATTGCGATCTGCTCACACGCGGAACAGTTTGTTCTATTGTGTTTCCTCCAATCAGAAGTTTTTCTTCTTTGCTGgtccctcattttttttattttattttttttcttatgttttcaaaactttttcaacaaaattactttaaaaaaaactctagaatttggtttttgttaaatactgttttgtttatgttaattaattttcttaaataacatattaaatgaCAATGTATGACATTTATTTATGGGGAAGGGTAAACAatgattatttatgtaatatatatatacacacaagtAACACACGCAACACACACGcaacacaagtttttttttgttggttcaaagctaaaatgaaaaataaaacaaattgataAAGTGATATAGTGAtgacatttttcttttcattatttataatgataaaattgtttattaaattggtttattagTTTATTCATTATTACTTTCGTTGGACCACATACACAACCAACTTCAAATTAAAGGCGGGAAATAAATCAGTGATGGTATCGTATGAGGTCAAATTAATCAATTTCGTAGTAAAAATGCGATTTTAATAATGAGAGAGACCACCAGGTCTTATATCTAAATAAACTTTTCATTATGTAAGTAATACTCATTattaatatatgaataaatagaatttttaaatacactccCTCCAAAgatttaacaaaatgaaaaaaagaggttaattaaaacccaaaaaaagaaacaaaactgtCCTACCTTcaattttgctttttctttgattttttgttgacAACAATGTATAAAAATGagtcaagaaaaataaatatcgTTTTAGCATAActgaataaaatgaaatttttttatttttttttatttttcacttatattaaaaatgaaagcTTCCTATTTAGCTTTGATAGAAAAGAATTAATACACCTGAAAATATATGATCTTCTGCCTCAAATACAACTCGCATCCTGTAGATGGAATGTCGcacaaaataataatgtaatATCAGTGAataaaatgaacacaaaaacTTAAGTCATGGTTAACAAAAACACTAGGAATGtagtttcttttcttcattctaaaactataataaaaagCAGTAAGGGTTTGTATTGATGCCCTAAACATCAATTCACTTGATTCTTTACTTTGTTGGATAATATCAGAATGGTGCAATTGTGAACATTAGGGTTAAGTTGCAAGTGCATGCATCTAATTAACAAATCGAAATTAGAAatagacaacaaaatgaaaactgAATTCATGTTAAGAATGAGAACACAATCCGGCGAGATCACACACAAAACCTTATCAGTGCATGCACATTGCAAATGGATGAATGCAATTCAAAAcgatgaatttatatttaactaATATGCTAAACAAGCCCAAAtatgatctatatataggaagcaAGCAATGCTAGGCGTTTGTGCAATGTAGGTCAATGTTATGAAGTACAAAGTTTGGCGTCATAGAAAAAGCCATGAACTCTTGGTTGTGGAACAACTTTGAGTTCATTGCAGCAGAATTCATATATCATCACCATGTTGTCTGTGTTTCTTAGATTTatgcttattaattaattaatgttcaaGTTCAGAATTTGATCCCATATGAATTTCAGGTAATTCTAATGCATGGCCATGGAATCATTTCACTGCTACTGGAAACACTGCATGTCAAAGATTTTGGTTTTCAAGGAGGTAAGAAGTGAACTGACATGGCAAGGTTTTTATTGGGCAAGAGTGCCATAGCGTTCAACAAATTCAATCTGATTGATTCATAGAGTGCAAATATCATAAATGTTTCAATATGATGATTTTCTCCAGCTTCTGAACAAGTTATGCCCTTTATGCTCATGTTCTGCTTAAGATgaaatatttgtatataaagAGTCAATGCATTAAATGTTTGTTTATTGTTCACAACAAATGTTGAAGTATGATATCGCTCTTAAGTTTCTGAacaatcctttttttaatttctttatgaTCATGTTCTGACTCCGATAAAAACTAAGCCGGAATTTGATTGCATGTGCAAGGTCAAATGAACTTttccatttcattttttttcctttcatggTGTAACCAGTTTCTTGAGGATCAAAAGAGACTCAAAATCCACCTCGCTCATAAATTGAGCACATTAACTCTAGTCTCTAGTACTTGTACATGATTGATTGCAGTTATACGGAGATTTTGAGAGTACCGTCTAAGTCATAAACCAAATTGAGCAGGGGAAAAATATGTCTGAATTGAATTGACAAAGAACGACAGCATGTAAAAATGTTGAAATTGAATCTATTAAAAGTAACAACATGCAATGTCTgaattaaatccataaaaagtAACAGCATTTACAGTTGAATCCAAAGACAACAGCATGCAATGTCCAAATTAAATCTACAAAGAGTAAAAGTTTATGCAATATTGTGTAATTGAATCCATAAAGGGAAACAGCTTTTACCTTATGAATTGAATCCACAATAGTTAACAACATGCAATATCTGAATTGAATTGACAAAGAGTAACAACATGCAATGTATGGATTGAGTTGAATAaaccaaagaataaaaaataaaaataaaaataaaaataacaacaagaGATATCATAATTGAATCCACAAAAGAGTAACAACATCATGCACAGGATTTCCACATAgctattatttgaaaaaacacCACAgtacaaaatcaacattataAACTAAAAAAGCACCTAAATTTCAGCCTTTTCATAGAGATATAAATAAGAAAGCAAGATAAACAGCTGAAACATAGAGCTAAAGCTAAGCTAGAGAAGTATAAATTACCAATAGATagagaggaggaggaagaggaggtcAGTCATTGGCGGTGGCGAGTTGGAGGTCAAGAAGCTCATCCTCAGGGATAGTGCGAATGTGGCAGTCTGAGCGGGGATAAGAGACACAGAGTAGGGCATAGCCACGCTCCACAACGTCATCGCTGAGCATGCCCTCACTTTGATCGACGGAGCCGCTAAGCAAGCGAGCAGGGCAGGTCATGCAAACCCCGAGCTTGCAGTCATGGGGCACATTCAGGCCCTCGTCCAGAACACGCCCAAGGATCGTCTCGTCCTCCTCCACCTCCAACGTCCGAGTCGCGCCCTCGTGCTCCAAGGTGACCTTATAGGCGGAGATCTGATGGATCCGCGGCGGCCGACGGCGGGGAAGACGGAGAAGGGGATGGAGATTTGGTGGGATTGGAAAGGGTTTGGAGGAGAAGGTTGTGGGGAAGGGGCGGAGGGTGGCGAGGCTGGTCGCCATTGTTTGTGCGGTTGGAGCGAAATAGAAGAAGATAAGGGGTTGTGTTTTTTTGGGATGTTGGGGTTGGACCTCTTTtgggaaaattattatttttattattattattattattattattattattattattattattttttgataaaaattatttgatttttcactCAAGTTGTGAAACTGGATTTTAGCGTTTAAACATTtgtaaaatcatattattatatatataacttgtaAAATAATAACCAAATAGTTTTGAGTTTTTTACTCTGGATACAATGTATAATGTTCACcaaattacatatatacctccataaaaataaatatcatatatgcCTCTTAAagtttgattatgtttttttatatacataaaatacaaaaattaggttaatttttaaattttggttgtTAAAATACACCTCTTTTTAACAAGGTCGAAAGAAAAAGATCCCGCCCTTGTTAATAAGTTCAATCTTttcaatccaatgtttttttattatagataATACATCATGTATAAAGATAGAGTAAGGAtggttatatttataaaatctttaGTATACTTTAATAGTGCATGTTGGTAGAGATGTGTATATGCAAACAAATAGAATTTTAACAGTAGACAtagtatttggttttattaaaaGAATTTGGGTTTATTAAAAGatgcaaacataaaattatttgaattttcatgagtatataaaaaaaaactctaacttttattaaaataagaaagagattaGACAAAcgggtattaaaaaaaacttttaatatttaataaaataagaagaagaaaaaactcttaacatttattaaaataagaaagagacctGATAATgttaaaataagaaagagaccaGCAAACCTGGTTACTGTTAATGCAGTTATTAGTGTGGTATTAAAAagaattgttattattttttaataataaaaaatgcttCATATGTGCTCGATTTGATTTGCCATCAAAGCATGTTATTCTActtctttgaaaaaaacatatattttcctCTGAACAAAATCTACAACAAGAATAAACtcatgatattataatttatgtttcttttattaaacTAATTAGAGATGTTAAATAGATATCAATTTAATTtagttcttttttattataaccattcttttcaatataaaaacatatattttatatccccATCTATTTTCGAGCCTGTATATAGTTAATAGGTTTCCTCTAATATATCATCACTTTTAATCCTATTATAGTTTTTTGTAACTTTACCAATCAAGTttgatatgaataaaaaatactcaCACTTgatttatattagtttatcaTACCCTCCATCATAGATGAAATGCA includes the following:
- the LOC120266556 gene encoding ferredoxin C 1, chloroplastic; translation: MATSLATLRPFPTTFSSKPFPIPPNLHPLLRLPRRRPPRIHQISAYKVTLEHEGATRTLEVEEDETILGRVLDEGLNVPHDCKLGVCMTCPARLLSGSVDQSEGMLSDDVVERGYALLCVSYPRSDCHIRTIPEDELLDLQLATAND